Part of the Crossiella cryophila genome, GAAATCCGGACAGCACGGTGACGGGGATCCTGGCGGGCATGGTTGTGAATGATAACGGTTATCGTTAGCGTCAGTGCTGGTGGTTCTGTCCAGGGAGGGCGTTGTGATCGTTCCGGGTGTGGTGTCGGTGACCTTTCGGCGGCTGGCCGCGACCGAGGTGGTCGAGCTGACCGCGTCGGCCGGGCTGTCCGCGATCAGCTGGGCCGGGGACGTACACGTGCCAGCCGGTGCACTCGCGGTGGCGCGGCAGGTCGGCGCGGCCACCACCGCGGCCGGGCTGACCGTGGAGGGCTACGCCTCCTACTTCGACGCCGGGGACAGCGAGCCTGCCGCCTTCGACGAGGTGCTGCGCACCGCGGTGGCGCTGGGCGCGCCCACGATCCGGGTCTGGGCCGGCAAGCGGGCGCCGGAGGATTCCGACGCCGAGCACCGGGCGCGGGTGGTGCGGGAGCTGGTGCGCTGTGCCGGACTGGCCGCTGCCGAGGGCATCCGGGTGGCGGTGGAGTTCCACGTGCACACGCTGACCAAGACGCTGGATTCGGCGGTGAAGCTGTTCGCCGAGGCGGGTCAGGAGAACCTGGTCCCCTACTGGCAGCCACGCGAGCTGCCGGAGGTCGAGGAGTGCCTGACCGAGGTGCGCGCGCTGCTGCCCGCGGTGGCCGCGGCGCACGTCTTCTCCTGGGGCGCGGACGGCTACGACGAGCGGCTGCCGCTGGATGCCCGGCCCGATCTGTGGCAGCCGGTGCTGGCCGAACTGGCCGCGGACGGGGTGCGCAGGCACGCGCTGCTGGAGTTCGTGGTGGACGACGACCCCGCGGTGTTCAAGCGGGACGCGGCCACCCTGCTGGGCTGGCTGGGCTGAGGTCAGCCCAGCCCGACCTCGGCCAGCAGCTTCAGCGAGTCCTGCACGCTGACCAGCCGGTTCAGGTTCAGGTCCGGACCCTTGATCTCGGCCAGCGGCGGCAGCCGGTGCCTGGTCGAGCTGATCCCGGCGCGCACCGGGTACTCGGCGAGGTGGTCGGCGAAGAACTGCTGGGCCGGTGCGGAGAGCAGGTACTCCACCGCCTTGTGCGCCAGCGGCACATCGTCCCCGCGCAGCGCGCCGACCCCGGCGATGTTGACCAGCGCGGCCGGATCGCTGCCGGTGACGTGGTGCAGCTGGGCACGCATCTTGTCCACGCCGACCCTGGCCGACTTCTCGAACCAGTAGTAGTGGTTGAGCAGGCCCAGCGGGACCTCGCCGCTGTCCACCGCGTCCAGCAGCTGCGGGTGGCTCTCGTAGCGGCGCGGGTTGTTGGCCTTGAACCCCAGCAGCCAGGAGCGGGCGCCGTCCTCGCCGCGCAGCACCCGCAGCGCGGTGACGAAGGAGAGCCAGGAGGCGTTGCCGGGGACGAAGCCGATCTTGCCCCGCCAGCGTCGCTGGATGAGGTCGTCGGTGCCGCGCGGGATGTCGGCCTTGGCGACCTGCCTGGGGTCGTAGCCGATCACCCTGGCCCTGGCCGAGGTGCCCACCCAGTGGCCGCTGACCGAGCGGAAGGCGCCCGGCACCGACTGCCGGAGGCCGTCGGGCAGTTCGGCCAGCAGGTCCTTGCTCTCCAGCAGGCCGAGCGTGCCCGCGTCCTGGGAGATGAACAGGTCGGCCGGGCTGTCCTGGCGTTCGGCCACCAGCTGGTCGGAGAGCTTGCTGGTGTCGCCGTAGCGGACGTCCAGTTTCACCCCGATGGCCTGCGCCATCTGACCCAGGATCGGGCCGATCTGCGCTTCGGTGCGGCCGGCGTAGATCACCAGTGTGCGCTGCTGCGGCGCGCCGGGTGCTGGGGCGGGTTGTTCGGTCGCGCAGGCGCTCAACGGGCTTAGGATCCCCACAAGCACCAGGCAGGACACGGTGGTTCTGCCCCGTGTCCGTGGATGGAGCTTGATCATGTGTTCTCCCGCCGAGTCAGCCGACACCCCTGAGCAAGGTAGGGGGATCGTCGGATGTTGCCCAGGGTGGGTGGTCTGTCGCGCTGCGTTCTTGATCAACCTGTCACCGGGACCACCGGCGTGTGGTTGGCATCACTGGAAAGAGTGATCGCATGTCAGGATGAGGCGAGTGACCGTCAACGCCGACGGTTGATCACGTGCCATCTCAACCAGATGGCGGCGGCGATGGTCGGCGCCGTCGCGCCCGACCGTCACAAGCGGTCGGCCGGCCCTGCAGACGAGGAGAGGACAGATGTCGTCGCCGGAGTACTGGACGCAACCCCGTGCGGGTGAACCGGATGCGCCCCATCCCGGAGTCCCCGCCGCCACCGCGGCCCGACCGACCGCGGAGCAGGTCATCGCGGGCCTGCGGGAGACCGATGCGGGTGGCGCTGACCTGGTGCAACTGCTGACGCCGGAGGGCGAGCGGGTGCACCACCCCGATTTCGACATCGACATCAGCCCCGAGGAGCTGCGCGGCCTGTACCGGGACATGGTGCTGGTCCGCAGGGCCGACCGGGAGGCCAACGCGCTGCAGCGGCAGGGCCAGCTGGGCATCTGGGTGCCGCTGCTGGGTCAGGAGGCCGCGCAGATCGGCGCCGGGCGGGCGATGCGGCCCACCGACATGGCCTTCCCCAGCTACCGCGAGCACGGGGTGGCCTGGTGCCGGGGCATCGACCCGGCACAGATCCTGAGCATCTTCCGGGGCACCGACCACGGTGGCTGGAACCCGCTGGAGAAGCGGTTCCACCTCTACACCATCGTGATCGGCAACCAGTGCCTCAACGCCACCGGTTACGCGATGGGCCAGAAGTTCGACGGCGTCGTCGGCGATTCCGAGGGCGAGGCCACCATGGTCTTCTTCGGTGACGGCGCGACCAGCCAGGGCGATGTGCACGAGGCCATGGTGTGGTCGGCGGTCTACGACGCGCCGGTGGTCTTCTTCTGCCAGAACAACCAGTGGGCCATCTCCGAGCCGCTGGAGCGGCAGACCAGGGTGCCGCTGTACCAGCGGGCCAGCGGGTACGGCTTCAAGGGCATCCGGGTGGACGGCAACGACGTGCTGGCCTCGCTCGCGGTGTCCAGGTGGGCGCTGGAGGAGTGCCGCAGCGGCAACGGCCCCGTGCTGATCGAGGCGTTCACCTACCGGATGGACGCGCACACCACCTCCGACGACCCGACCCGCTACCGGCTGGCCGACGAGCTGGAGATGTGGAAGCTGAAGGACCCGATCGAGCGGGTCAAGGTCTACCTGGTGCACCAGCAGTGGGCCGACGCCGAGTTCTTCGAGGCGGTGCAGGCCGAGGCGGACGAACTCGCCGCCCAGCTGCGCGAGACCTGCGTCAACATGCCGGATCCGGCGCCGGCGCAGATGTTCGAGCACGTCTACAGCGAGCAGACCGCGCAGCTGGACAAGCAGCGCGCCGACTACCTGTCCTACCTGGACGGTTTCGCCACGACCGCCGGGGGTGAGCGCTGATGGCCGCGCCGACCATGGACCGCGACACCGAGACCACGGTGCCCAAGACGCAGAAGGTCACCATCGGCAAGGCGCTCAACCTGGGGTTGCGCGCGGCGATGGAGGCCGACCCGAAGGTGCTGGTGATGGGTGAGGACGTCGGCAAGCTCGGCGGCGTCTTCCGGGTCACCGACGGCCTGCAGAAGGACTTCGGCGAGCAGCGGGTGATCGACACCCCGCTGGCCGAGTCCGGCATCATCGGCACCGCGATCGGCCTGGCCCTGCGCGGCTACCGGCCGGTGTGCGAGATCCAGTTCGACGGGTTCATCTTCCCCGGCTTCGACCAGATCGTCTCCCAGCTGGCCAAACTGCACTACCGCTCGCGCGGGCAGCTCAAGATCCCGGTGGTCGTGCGGGTGCCCTTCGGCGGCGGGATCGGCGCGGTGGAGCACCACTCGGAGTCGCCGGAGTCCTACTTCGCGCACACCGCCGGCCTGAAGGTGGTGGCCTGCTCCAACCCGGTGGACGCCTACTGGATGATCCAGCAGGCCATCCGCTGCGACGACCCGGTGCTGTTCTTCGAGCCCAAGCAGCGCTACCACGAGAAGGCCGAGCTGGACACCACGGTGACCCCGGGTCCGCTGTTCGCCTCCCGGGTGCTGCGCAAGGGATCCAGCGTCACCGTCGCGGCCTACGGCCCGACCGTGAAGACCTGTCTGGACGCCGCGGCCGCGGCCGCCGAGGAGGGGCTGGAGCTGGAGGTCATCGACCTGCGCGCGCTGTCCCCGCTGGACCTGGGCCCGGTGTTCGAGTCGGTGCGCCGCACCGGACGGCTGGTGCTGGTCAGCGAGGCGCCGCCGGAGGCTTCGATCACCTCCGAGATCACCACCAGGGTGCAGGAGGAGTGCTTCTACTCGCTGGAGGCGCCGATCCTGCGGGTCACCGGCTTCGACACCCCGTACCCGGCCTCCAAGCTGGAGGACGACTTCCTGCCCGACCTGGACCGGGTGCTGCACGCCGTCGAACGCTCGCTGGGCTGGTGAGGGGACACAATGCCGCAGTTCAAGCAGTTCCCCCTGCCCGACACCGGTGAGGGACTGACCGAGGCGGAGATCCTGACCTGGCACGTCAAGCCGGGCGATGTGGTCACCGTCAACCAGATCATCGTGGAGATCGAGACCGCCAAGGCCGCGGTCGAGCTGCCCTGCCCGTTCGCCGGGGTGGTCACCCAGCTGCACGCCCAGCCTGGGGAGACGGTGGAGGTCGGGGTGCCGATCATCACCGTGGACGTCGACCCCGGCGGCGCGCCTGCCGCCGAGCCGCCGGTCTCCGACGGCAAGATCGGCGAGGAGATGCCGGGCGGGCGGATCGCCACCCTGGTCGGCTACGGCCCGCGCACCGGAGCGGCCAAACGCCGGGCCCGCAAGGGATCCGCGCCGGTGGCCGCGCCGGAACCGGTCGTGGCGGCGGCGCCCGTCGCCGCGCCGGTGACGCCGGAACCGGTGGCCGCCGGTGGCTACGTGCCGCTGGCCAAACCGCCGGTGCGCAAGCTGGCCAAGGAACTCGGCGTGGACCTGCGGGCGCTCAACGGCTCCGGCCGGGACGGCGTGATCACCCGCGAGGACGTGGAATCGGCTGCCCGCAACGGTTCCGATGTGTCCACTGTGGAGGCTCCGGCCTACGATCCGGCCACCAGGGAACGCCGGGTGGCGGTGCGCGGGGTGCGCAAGGCGACCGCGCAGGCCATGGTGGACAGCGCGTTCACCGCCCCGCACGTCACCGAGTTCCTCACCATCGACGTCACGCCGATGATGGAACTGCGGGCCAGGCTCAAGACGCATCCCGGCTTCCGCGACGTCAAGCTCACCCCGCTGGCCTTCGCGGCGCGCGCGGTGTGCCTGGCGATCCGGCGCACCCCTGATGTGAACGCGAGCTGGGACGCGGCGGCGAACGAGATCGTCTACAAGTCCTACACGCACCTGGGCATCGCCGCGGCGACCCCGCGTGGCCTGGTGGTGCCGAAGGTGCGGGACGCGGACGCGATGTCGTTGCGGGAGCTGGGGATCGCGCTGGAACAGCTCACCGCGACCGCCCGCGACGGCAAGACCACGCCCGCGGACATGCAGCACGGCACCTTCACCATCACCAACATCGGCGTGTTCGGGGTGGACACCGGCACCCCGATCATCAATCCCGGCGAGTCCGCGATCCTGGCCCTTGGCGCGATCAGGGACATGCCGTGGGTGGTGGACGGGCAGGTGGTGCCGCGCAAGGTGTGCCAGCTCGCGCTGAGCTTCGACCACCGGGTGGTCGACGGGCAGCAGGGTTCGCAGTTCCTGGCCGATGTCGGCGCGCTGCTGGCCGACCCGGCGATGGCCTTCACCTTCTAGGTCAGCAGTAGTTCCAGGCCGAGGTAACCACCACCACCGGCCAGGATGCCGACGGCGCCGCCGACGAGCACCTGGCCGGTGGTGTGGTCCCGCAGGGCGACCCGCGACCACATCACCCAGGCCGCGAGCAGAGCGCCCAGCCACAGCCATGGCCCGTAGACGAGCACCAGCATCACCACCGCGCCGGCGGCGACCGCGGCGTGCAGCGAGATCTTCCAGCGCGCGCCCAGGGTGATCGCCACACAGGCGAGCAGCGAGACGAACATGGCCGCGGCCAGCGAGATGAGCTGGTGCGGGGCCTGGCCGAGGAAGAGGATCAGCCAGCCGGTGGACA contains:
- a CDS encoding alpha-ketoacid dehydrogenase subunit beta, which gives rise to MAAPTMDRDTETTVPKTQKVTIGKALNLGLRAAMEADPKVLVMGEDVGKLGGVFRVTDGLQKDFGEQRVIDTPLAESGIIGTAIGLALRGYRPVCEIQFDGFIFPGFDQIVSQLAKLHYRSRGQLKIPVVVRVPFGGGIGAVEHHSESPESYFAHTAGLKVVACSNPVDAYWMIQQAIRCDDPVLFFEPKQRYHEKAELDTTVTPGPLFASRVLRKGSSVTVAAYGPTVKTCLDAAAAAAEEGLELEVIDLRALSPLDLGPVFESVRRTGRLVLVSEAPPEASITSEITTRVQEECFYSLEAPILRVTGFDTPYPASKLEDDFLPDLDRVLHAVERSLGW
- the pdhA gene encoding pyruvate dehydrogenase (acetyl-transferring) E1 component subunit alpha, whose amino-acid sequence is MSSPEYWTQPRAGEPDAPHPGVPAATAARPTAEQVIAGLRETDAGGADLVQLLTPEGERVHHPDFDIDISPEELRGLYRDMVLVRRADREANALQRQGQLGIWVPLLGQEAAQIGAGRAMRPTDMAFPSYREHGVAWCRGIDPAQILSIFRGTDHGGWNPLEKRFHLYTIVIGNQCLNATGYAMGQKFDGVVGDSEGEATMVFFGDGATSQGDVHEAMVWSAVYDAPVVFFCQNNQWAISEPLERQTRVPLYQRASGYGFKGIRVDGNDVLASLAVSRWALEECRSGNGPVLIEAFTYRMDAHTTSDDPTRYRLADELEMWKLKDPIERVKVYLVHQQWADAEFFEAVQAEADELAAQLRETCVNMPDPAPAQMFEHVYSEQTAQLDKQRADYLSYLDGFATTAGGER
- a CDS encoding sugar phosphate isomerase/epimerase family protein, translating into MIVPGVVSVTFRRLAATEVVELTASAGLSAISWAGDVHVPAGALAVARQVGAATTAAGLTVEGYASYFDAGDSEPAAFDEVLRTAVALGAPTIRVWAGKRAPEDSDAEHRARVVRELVRCAGLAAAEGIRVAVEFHVHTLTKTLDSAVKLFAEAGQENLVPYWQPRELPEVEECLTEVRALLPAVAAAHVFSWGADGYDERLPLDARPDLWQPVLAELAADGVRRHALLEFVVDDDPAVFKRDAATLLGWLG
- a CDS encoding ABC transporter substrate-binding protein, with the translated sequence MSACATEQPAPAPGAPQQRTLVIYAGRTEAQIGPILGQMAQAIGVKLDVRYGDTSKLSDQLVAERQDSPADLFISQDAGTLGLLESKDLLAELPDGLRQSVPGAFRSVSGHWVGTSARARVIGYDPRQVAKADIPRGTDDLIQRRWRGKIGFVPGNASWLSFVTALRVLRGEDGARSWLLGFKANNPRRYESHPQLLDAVDSGEVPLGLLNHYYWFEKSARVGVDKMRAQLHHVTGSDPAALVNIAGVGALRGDDVPLAHKAVEYLLSAPAQQFFADHLAEYPVRAGISSTRHRLPPLAEIKGPDLNLNRLVSVQDSLKLLAEVGLG
- a CDS encoding dihydrolipoamide acetyltransferase family protein, which encodes MPQFKQFPLPDTGEGLTEAEILTWHVKPGDVVTVNQIIVEIETAKAAVELPCPFAGVVTQLHAQPGETVEVGVPIITVDVDPGGAPAAEPPVSDGKIGEEMPGGRIATLVGYGPRTGAAKRRARKGSAPVAAPEPVVAAAPVAAPVTPEPVAAGGYVPLAKPPVRKLAKELGVDLRALNGSGRDGVITREDVESAARNGSDVSTVEAPAYDPATRERRVAVRGVRKATAQAMVDSAFTAPHVTEFLTIDVTPMMELRARLKTHPGFRDVKLTPLAFAARAVCLAIRRTPDVNASWDAAANEIVYKSYTHLGIAAATPRGLVVPKVRDADAMSLRELGIALEQLTATARDGKTTPADMQHGTFTITNIGVFGVDTGTPIINPGESAILALGAIRDMPWVVDGQVVPRKVCQLALSFDHRVVDGQQGSQFLADVGALLADPAMAFTF